CTTCGCGGCGGTCGCCTTCCTGACCGCAATCACGGGAATTGCGCAGCAGCAGCTCCCCAATGACCCGGCAACCCGCGTCGGCAAGCTCGACAACGGCCTGACCTACTACATCCGCCACAATGAGAAACCCGCTCAGCGTGCCGAATTCTATCTCGCCACCCACGCGGGCGCCCTGCTGGAAGAGCCCGACCAGGACGGCCTGGCCCACTTCCTGGAGCACATGTGCTTCAACGGCACCAAGAACTTCCCCAACAAGGATCTCCTCAACTGGCTGCAGAGCATCGGCGCTTCCTTCGGCGGAAACGTCAACGCCAGCACGGGTGTCGAGCAGACCATCTATCTGCTCAACAACATTCCGCTTGTCCGCCCGACCGTCGTGGACTCCTGCATCCTCATCATGCATGACTATTCCCACTTCGTGACCAACGATCCTGTCGAAATCGACAACGAACGCGGCGTCATCCTGGAGGAGCGTCGTTACATCCTTTCGCAGGTGGGCTGGCGCAATCGCTTTGCCAATTGGAAATATCTCTACAATGACACCAAATACTCCCATGTCTCCCTCATCGGTGCCGAGGAGCAGCTGAAGACCTTCAAGCCCGAAAGCCTGACCAACTTCTACCACAAGTGGTATCGTCCGGACAACCAGGCGCTGATCGTGGTCGGCGACATTGATGTCGACTACGTGGAGAACTGCATCAAGAACACCTTCGCAGACATCCCTGCCCCGGAGACGCCGCTGGTAAAGGAGCCCATCCCCATCCCGGACAACGAAAAGCCCATCGTCGGCATCATCACCGATCCTGAGCAGGAGAGAACGACCGTGAACGTCTACTGGCGCTCGGAGCCGATGCCGACAGAACTGAACAGCACGAACGTCGGCCTGATCTACAGCCTGATGAAGGACATCGTCTCCACCGCGATGTGCGAACGCCTCAACGACCTCGGCATGACGTCCGACGCTCCGTTCCTCGACTCCGATTTCTCTTTCGGATCCGAGTGCGAAATGATGGATGCGACCGAGGCGGAAGCCGTGTGCAAGGACGGAGAAGCGCTCAAGGGCCTTTCCGCGCTCATGATCGAAGCTGAGAAACTCCGCCGTTTCGGCCTCACCGACGACGAAGTGGAGCGCGCCAAGACCGAGGTTCTGTCCTGGTACGAATCGTCTGCCAACAAAGCGGATACCCGCAACAATTCCCAGTTCATCAGCGGTATGATCTATCATTTCTTCCGCAACGAATCCTTCATGGATCCGAAGGCGAAATATGAACTGGTCAAGATGATACTCCCGCAACTCACGGCAGAAACCGTCAACCAGCTTGCCAAAGAGTGCATCACCGACAACAACATCTACGTCGCCTACCAGGCTCCGGAAAAGGAAGGTCTGACCCATCCTACGGAAGAGCAGATCCTGGCCGTCATCGACGCCGTGAAGAATGCCGAACTCGAGCAGGTGGCCGGCGAAGAGATCCCGACCGAATTCCTCGACGCTTCCAAACTCAAGGGAAGCAAGGCCGGCAAGATCACGGACGGCGTCTATGGCACCAAGGTCTTCACCCTGAAGAACGGTGTCCGCGTCTGGCTCCTTCCTACAGAAAAGGAGAAAGACCGCATTTACTTCTCCCTGTCCAAGGAAGGCGGCAAGAGCCTCCTTTCCGACGAGGATCTCTATCAGATCAACGGCGATCTCTGGTCTACGTTCCGCTATGTAAGCGGCGTCTCCAAGTTCCCGGCCGCGCTCCTCAACAAGATGAAAAGCGGCAAGCAGATCGGTACCAACACCTTCATCAACGACTACTACAACGGCATCGAAGCCTCGACCACGGTCAAGGACCTCGAGACCGCAATGCAGCTGGCTTACCTCTATTATATGGAGCCCCGCTTCGAGGAGGACGAGTACAACAAGGCCGTCAGCATGGTCGAATCCAGCCTGACCAACTCGATCAACACGCCCGATTACAAGCTCTCCGCAGCCGTATCGGAGACGTTCTACGACAGCCCCCGCCGCTTCACTTTGACCCCGGAGATCCTGGCCAAGTGCAACCTCGACGACCTGAAGCGCATCTACAAGACCCTCTTCGCCGACGCAGCCGGCCTCGAAATGGTGGTCGTCGGTGA
The sequence above is a segment of the Bacteroidales bacterium WCE2004 genome. Coding sequences within it:
- a CDS encoding zinc protease, which codes for MIKKIFFAAVAFLTAITGIAQQQLPNDPATRVGKLDNGLTYYIRHNEKPAQRAEFYLATHAGALLEEPDQDGLAHFLEHMCFNGTKNFPNKDLLNWLQSIGASFGGNVNASTGVEQTIYLLNNIPLVRPTVVDSCILIMHDYSHFVTNDPVEIDNERGVILEERRYILSQVGWRNRFANWKYLYNDTKYSHVSLIGAEEQLKTFKPESLTNFYHKWYRPDNQALIVVGDIDVDYVENCIKNTFADIPAPETPLVKEPIPIPDNEKPIVGIITDPEQERTTVNVYWRSEPMPTELNSTNVGLIYSLMKDIVSTAMCERLNDLGMTSDAPFLDSDFSFGSECEMMDATEAEAVCKDGEALKGLSALMIEAEKLRRFGLTDDEVERAKTEVLSWYESSANKADTRNNSQFISGMIYHFFRNESFMDPKAKYELVKMILPQLTAETVNQLAKECITDNNIYVAYQAPEKEGLTHPTEEQILAVIDAVKNAELEQVAGEEIPTEFLDASKLKGSKAGKITDGVYGTKVFTLKNGVRVWLLPTEKEKDRIYFSLSKEGGKSLLSDEDLYQINGDLWSTFRYVSGVSKFPAALLNKMKSGKQIGTNTFINDYYNGIEASTTVKDLETAMQLAYLYYMEPRFEEDEYNKAVSMVESSLTNSINTPDYKLSAAVSETFYDSPRRFTLTPEILAKCNLDDLKRIYKTLFADAAGLEMVVVGDFKQDEIIPMISKYIGSIPKGKKAPKASYRGDGLTTADKVKDFKVQMQNPMVTVAQVYEQQAPYTVADEARFSALRYVVQDFCTQTLREEVGGTYSPSANSSVTNGLDQRRIIQIVFLSNDDVADKLRELTKGALSKIAAEGPDAETYDKAVKNLQKTIPERRERNDYWASMIANYIKYGVEFDKDYEAAVNALTPEKVQAAAQEILEGNFIEIVMRPE